A window from Leptothermofonsia sichuanensis E412 encodes these proteins:
- a CDS encoding GlsB/YeaQ/YmgE family stress response membrane protein, whose protein sequence is MNILAWIILGLLAGAIAKAIYPGRQSGSILGTLLLGIVGAFIGGTLYTLLTTGSFVLTSAGLSLGGVVVAVVGSIIGLFLYYSFMSRRVY, encoded by the coding sequence ATGAATATTCTTGCCTGGATCATTTTGGGACTTCTTGCCGGTGCGATCGCTAAAGCCATCTATCCCGGTCGTCAGAGTGGTAGCATTTTGGGCACACTATTGCTGGGTATCGTGGGAGCATTTATTGGCGGAACCCTCTACACATTGCTGACAACCGGCTCGTTTGTATTGACTTCAGCAGGGTTAAGCCTGGGTGGGGTGGTTGTTGCCGTCGTTGGTTCAATTATTGGTTTATTCCTGTACTACTCTTTCATGAGCCGTCGCGTTTACTAA
- a CDS encoding NUDIX hydrolase, which produces MQPPSAKNWQLRDRFLEVRSRWMTLIGEHLQTPQGQELEYWRIEKADSVLILPIQTDRILLPPPSYRPGVGQVTLDLPGGRISEEQSPAKAAIASLERELGLDASAIAALVPLNTEGWLVNSSFSNQKLYGFVAQLQADIPLLPDFVAGTYAISSDGVHQLLQDITCLQCRAVLMEWWLKQVLGPGNT; this is translated from the coding sequence ATGCAACCTCCCTCAGCAAAGAATTGGCAGCTACGCGATCGCTTCCTTGAAGTGCGCTCTCGCTGGATGACCCTGATTGGTGAACATCTGCAAACACCGCAGGGGCAGGAATTAGAATATTGGCGGATTGAAAAAGCGGATTCGGTGCTTATTTTGCCCATTCAGACCGATCGCATTCTGCTACCACCGCCCAGCTATCGTCCTGGGGTAGGACAGGTCACATTGGATTTACCTGGTGGACGAATCTCAGAGGAGCAAAGCCCTGCAAAGGCCGCGATCGCAAGTTTAGAGCGTGAACTTGGCCTTGATGCATCTGCGATCGCCGCGTTAGTTCCTTTGAACACTGAAGGCTGGCTGGTCAATAGTTCCTTCTCCAATCAAAAACTGTATGGGTTTGTGGCTCAGCTTCAGGCAGATATCCCATTGTTGCCTGATTTTGTGGCTGGCACCTATGCCATTAGTTCAGATGGGGTGCATCAATTATTGCAGGATATTACCTGTTTACAATGCCGCGCTGTTTTGATGGAGTGGTGGTTGAAACAGGTTCTTGGTCCAGGAAACACTTAA
- a CDS encoding DNA-methyltransferase, giving the protein MVIVDYQSETGILVCGDALKWLPTLAAESVDLVFADPPYNLKKAEWDTFESQEAYIHWSLQWIQEAARVLKPSGSLYIMGFSEILADLKHPSSRYFKQCRWLVWHYKNKANLGHDWGRSHESILHLRKTTHARINIDRVRIPYGNHTLKYPSHPQAATSQYGNGTGRKSWTPHPDGAKPKDVIEIPTTCNGMHEKTRHPTQKPEELIRKLVFAASDPNDIVLDPFSGSGTTLVVAEQSGRRWLGCEINPEYNQWAIARLQATRHLRDEEWVALDRKNEERRKRIR; this is encoded by the coding sequence ATGGTAATCGTTGACTACCAGAGCGAAACTGGCATTTTAGTGTGTGGAGATGCGCTCAAGTGGCTGCCCACCCTTGCCGCAGAATCGGTTGACCTGGTGTTTGCTGACCCACCCTACAACCTGAAAAAAGCCGAATGGGATACCTTCGAGTCCCAGGAAGCCTATATTCACTGGTCGTTGCAGTGGATTCAGGAAGCCGCCAGAGTTTTGAAGCCATCGGGTTCCCTCTATATCATGGGGTTTTCGGAAATTCTGGCGGATCTCAAACATCCCTCCAGCCGCTATTTCAAACAATGCCGCTGGCTGGTCTGGCACTACAAAAATAAAGCCAACCTGGGCCATGACTGGGGGCGATCGCACGAAAGCATCTTGCACTTGCGCAAAACAACCCATGCCAGAATCAACATCGACCGGGTTCGCATTCCCTACGGCAACCATACCCTCAAATATCCCTCCCATCCCCAGGCAGCTACCAGCCAGTACGGTAATGGGACCGGACGCAAAAGCTGGACTCCTCATCCTGATGGAGCCAAGCCTAAGGACGTGATTGAAATCCCCACGACCTGCAATGGCATGCACGAAAAGACCCGGCATCCGACGCAAAAGCCAGAGGAACTGATCCGCAAGCTGGTATTTGCCGCTTCTGACCCGAACGATATTGTCCTCGATCCCTTCTCCGGCTCTGGAACAACCCTGGTTGTAGCGGAACAGTCGGGGCGCAGGTGGTTGGGATGTGAAATCAATCCAGAGTATAACCAGTGGGCGATCGCCCGTCTACAGGCGACCCGGCATCTCAGGGATGAAGAATGGGTTGCTCTTGATCGCAAAAACGAGGAGCGCCGTAAACGCATCCGATAG
- the acsF gene encoding magnesium-protoporphyrin IX monomethyl ester (oxidative) cyclase: MVTSLPQSTPETVSRKVLKENILTPRFYTTNFEVAASMDLSGQETELQTMLAEMRADYNRHHFIRDESFNQSWEHITGEARQAFIDYLERSCVSEFSGFLLFKELSRKLKDRSPLLSEIFSLMARDEARHAGFLNKAMGDFGCTMDLGYLTKNRVYTFFPIEWVLYTVYLSEKIGYWRYIIIYRHLEQHPENQFYPLFRYFESWCQDENRHGDIFKALLRSQPKLWKTWKSRLWSRFFLLTVFATHTLTVHERTGFYHTLGLDPTEFDAEVIRKTNETAARAFPSILNTDHPEFFPRLHRCSDLNLKIAEIDRASQPRWLKTLRKVPLQLAIVGHLVRIYFTKPIDAEALRGMVH, encoded by the coding sequence ATGGTCACTTCTCTGCCTCAGTCAACTCCGGAGACCGTTTCCAGAAAGGTTCTGAAAGAAAATATTCTGACACCCCGGTTTTACACCACCAACTTTGAAGTGGCTGCATCCATGGATTTGTCAGGGCAAGAAACCGAATTGCAGACCATGCTGGCAGAAATGCGAGCAGACTATAACCGCCATCATTTTATTCGGGATGAGTCCTTTAATCAGTCCTGGGAGCACATTACAGGAGAAGCACGGCAGGCATTTATCGATTACCTGGAGCGATCGTGTGTGTCTGAGTTTTCCGGTTTTCTACTGTTTAAAGAACTTTCTCGCAAGTTGAAGGATCGCAGCCCTCTCCTGTCTGAGATATTTAGCCTGATGGCACGAGATGAGGCTCGCCACGCTGGATTTCTCAATAAAGCGATGGGCGATTTTGGTTGCACGATGGATCTGGGCTATCTGACTAAAAATCGGGTCTATACCTTTTTCCCCATCGAGTGGGTGCTTTACACGGTTTACCTGTCAGAAAAGATTGGCTACTGGCGCTATATCATCATTTACCGGCATCTGGAGCAGCATCCTGAAAATCAGTTCTATCCCCTGTTTCGTTATTTTGAAAGCTGGTGCCAGGATGAAAATCGCCACGGGGATATTTTTAAGGCCCTGTTACGCTCTCAACCGAAACTCTGGAAAACCTGGAAGTCTCGCCTGTGGAGTCGGTTTTTCCTGCTGACTGTATTTGCAACCCACACTCTGACTGTGCATGAACGGACAGGTTTTTATCACACATTGGGGCTTGATCCAACGGAGTTTGATGCAGAAGTGATCCGTAAAACCAATGAAACGGCTGCCCGTGCGTTTCCTTCGATTTTGAATACAGACCATCCAGAATTTTTTCCCCGACTCCATCGCTGCTCCGATCTCAATTTGAAAATAGCCGAGATCGATCGCGCCTCCCAGCCCAGGTGGCTGAAAACCCTGCGCAAGGTACCACTCCAGTTGGCGATCGTGGGTCATCTTGTACGCATTTATTTCACGAAACCCATTGATGCTGAAGCATTACGGGGAATGGTGCATTAG
- a CDS encoding S41 family peptidase gives MKRLIVSRRYWAIATLLSVLLLVLFSFTSPLFPATNTQTELFTEIWDTVNQNFYDPNLNGVNWKAMRTKYEPLATQTKSSQAFAEVVNQMLGELNTSHTHYYTSEDPAYYQILGIFVPRSQALQKAVKTFLPEGTIAYSGIGIVTKETQGRTFVSAIFDGSPAAQSDLQVGDQILSVDEQPFHPMQSFAEKVGQPVKLRIQRTPSPDSQRDVSVTPKKLDATTMFLDAQKASTQVIQRNGKRLGYVHIWSYAGDQYQQQLEADLIDGRLSNADGLILDLRDGWGGAPLTALNIYSNQRDLSVTSISRNGKRYTSYGQWNRPVVMLVNEGSRSAKEILAFGFQQYQIGPVVGSRTAGYVVAGRPFLMKDNSLLYVAVADVYVNGDHRLEGKGVVPDIVVPFSVEYAQGIDPQKEQAIATLLEQLK, from the coding sequence ATGAAACGGTTGATAGTCTCCCGCCGCTATTGGGCGATCGCCACCCTGTTGAGCGTTTTGCTCCTGGTTCTGTTCAGCTTTACTTCGCCGCTGTTTCCGGCTACCAATACTCAAACCGAACTCTTTACCGAAATTTGGGACACGGTGAATCAGAATTTCTATGACCCCAATTTGAATGGGGTTAACTGGAAGGCAATGCGGACAAAGTATGAACCCCTGGCAACACAGACAAAGTCCAGTCAGGCGTTTGCTGAAGTTGTGAATCAAATGCTGGGTGAACTGAACACGTCTCACACCCACTACTACACGTCAGAGGACCCCGCTTACTATCAGATATTAGGGATCTTTGTGCCGCGATCGCAGGCGCTACAAAAAGCCGTTAAAACCTTTTTGCCAGAAGGAACCATTGCATACAGTGGCATTGGTATCGTCACCAAAGAAACCCAGGGCAGAACCTTCGTGAGTGCCATTTTTGATGGCAGTCCAGCCGCCCAGTCCGACTTGCAGGTCGGTGATCAGATCTTGAGTGTGGATGAGCAACCGTTTCACCCCATGCAGTCCTTTGCGGAAAAAGTGGGTCAACCGGTGAAATTACGAATTCAACGCACCCCATCTCCTGATAGCCAGCGGGATGTGTCCGTAACTCCGAAAAAGCTGGATGCAACCACTATGTTTCTGGATGCCCAGAAAGCCAGCACCCAGGTTATTCAACGCAATGGCAAACGGTTAGGCTACGTCCATATCTGGTCCTATGCAGGCGACCAGTACCAGCAACAACTGGAAGCAGATCTGATCGACGGTCGCCTCAGTAATGCCGATGGACTCATATTAGACCTGCGGGATGGCTGGGGTGGTGCGCCTTTGACAGCTCTCAACATCTACTCAAACCAGCGAGATCTGAGCGTCACCAGCATTTCCCGGAACGGCAAGCGCTATACATCCTATGGACAATGGAACAGGCCTGTGGTCATGCTGGTGAACGAAGGAAGTCGCAGTGCTAAAGAAATTCTGGCGTTTGGTTTTCAGCAGTACCAGATTGGACCGGTTGTGGGCAGCCGGACGGCTGGTTACGTGGTTGCCGGACGCCCCTTTCTGATGAAGGACAATAGCCTGCTGTATGTGGCTGTTGCTGATGTTTATGTCAATGGCGATCATCGCCTGGAGGGAAAAGGCGTGGTTCCAGATATCGTCGTGCCATTTTCAGTTGAGTATGCCCAGGGGATAGATCCACAAAAAGAACAGGCGATCGCAACCCTCCTGGAACAGTTGAAATAA
- a CDS encoding RNA polymerase sigma factor — MSIPPFPAIPTFPECNHPIVKSLTHYSDQELLTLFQRHPDSGQYFATLFCRYSPMIYTLIRHSARSPVQADYLFATTWRHIFHELGGLDLRSGESAGMTLQSWLLNVTAICINRSDLPPVEAIHYDLKAASPPLWCYIERALDQLSPTLRLIVLMAQTFNWSETRISAYLRAEGEVMSPAEVRAKLQEGYRQLEAILPEDVQTIYLVSGFGSGGRQLDVDAAENRA; from the coding sequence GTGTCCATCCCCCCATTTCCGGCAATTCCTACCTTTCCTGAATGCAATCATCCGATTGTCAAATCGTTGACCCACTACAGCGATCAGGAGCTTTTGACCCTATTTCAGCGTCACCCGGACTCCGGGCAATATTTTGCTACCCTCTTCTGCCGTTACAGCCCCATGATTTATACGCTGATCCGCCATTCGGCGCGATCGCCCGTCCAGGCAGACTATCTGTTTGCGACGACCTGGCGGCATATTTTCCATGAACTGGGTGGACTGGATCTGCGGAGTGGTGAAAGCGCAGGCATGACCTTGCAAAGCTGGTTACTCAATGTCACCGCCATCTGTATTAACCGTTCCGATTTACCGCCAGTGGAAGCCATTCACTATGACCTGAAAGCGGCTTCTCCTCCCCTCTGGTGTTATATTGAGCGGGCACTGGACCAGCTTTCCCCAACCCTGCGGTTAATTGTATTGATGGCGCAAACGTTCAACTGGAGCGAGACGCGCATTTCAGCTTACCTGCGGGCAGAAGGGGAAGTGATGTCTCCGGCGGAAGTGCGGGCAAAATTGCAGGAGGGGTATCGCCAACTGGAAGCCATTTTGCCAGAGGATGTGCAAACCATTTACCTGGTCAGTGGTTTTGGTAGCGGTGGCAGGCAGCTTGATGTTGATGCCGCGGAGAATCGGGCCTAG
- a CDS encoding mechanosensitive ion channel, with protein MSITWLNTVLSTDFTAPSFLFLQMPSLLAQGDTVPPTTSPAGTDVFQTITTDLGKSVPNLLRAVIILVVGWLLSLLIAALVRSLLKRTQIDNRLANWISGRPTAAETFPIEKWIARAVFWLLFVFTIVAFLQALELTAVSAPLNTFLNQIIGYLPALVGALLLLVIAWLLAAIVKLIVTRSLQAFGIDQRLGQHLEPPPSSTDDTATIPSPSVTAEPATPPGDRFLLSETIGNTLYWFIFLLFLPSILNTLGLQGTLQPIQVVLNDILAVIPNVLAAILIGAAGWLIAQVVRRIVTNFLAAAGADHLGTRFGLARTPSTRSLSWVIGTLVFILILIPTAISALNALRIEAISGPAINMLNQILNALPQIFTAILILIVAYAIGQFLAEIVTNILTGLGFNNIFYWLGLKSEPYTVTPPEVPPAQPEGVTPTPPSPTTVPTKTASEVVGIVVWIGVMLFAVIAAINILNIEALTTVFTGITVIFGRIIAGLIVFAIGLYLANLAFNLIASSGGRQTRILGQTARIAIITLVSAMALQQIGVASDIINLAFGLLLGAIAVAIALAFGLGGRDIAAEQLREWLAAFRRGDLGR; from the coding sequence ATGAGTATTACCTGGCTCAACACAGTGCTATCTACTGATTTCACAGCACCATCTTTCCTGTTTTTGCAGATGCCATCACTCCTGGCACAGGGAGACACTGTGCCACCCACAACCAGTCCGGCTGGCACGGATGTCTTCCAGACCATTACCACTGATCTGGGGAAATCCGTACCCAATCTGCTCCGAGCTGTGATCATTTTGGTGGTTGGTTGGTTACTGTCTTTACTGATTGCCGCTTTAGTTCGTAGCCTCCTGAAACGAACCCAGATTGATAACCGTTTAGCGAACTGGATTTCGGGCCGTCCCACAGCGGCAGAGACTTTCCCAATTGAAAAGTGGATTGCCAGGGCAGTCTTCTGGCTACTTTTTGTTTTTACGATTGTTGCCTTTCTGCAAGCTTTAGAACTGACGGCAGTTTCTGCCCCGTTGAACACCTTTCTGAATCAAATCATCGGGTATTTGCCTGCCCTGGTCGGAGCGCTGTTGCTGCTGGTCATTGCCTGGTTACTAGCGGCCATAGTGAAACTGATTGTGACGCGATCGCTCCAGGCATTTGGCATTGATCAGCGGTTGGGGCAACACCTGGAACCGCCCCCATCCTCCACTGACGATACAGCAACCATCCCTTCCCCATCGGTAACCGCAGAGCCAGCGACGCCCCCTGGTGATCGTTTTTTGCTCAGTGAGACGATTGGCAATACCCTGTACTGGTTTATTTTTCTGCTATTCCTGCCCTCTATCCTGAACACACTCGGCTTACAGGGGACCTTGCAACCGATTCAGGTGGTTCTGAATGACATTCTGGCGGTCATTCCTAATGTGTTAGCGGCAATTCTGATCGGTGCCGCAGGTTGGCTGATTGCCCAGGTTGTGCGCCGAATTGTGACCAATTTCCTGGCTGCCGCCGGAGCTGATCACCTGGGTACCCGGTTTGGGCTTGCCCGCACTCCCAGTACCCGCTCGCTTTCCTGGGTCATTGGGACACTGGTATTCATCTTGATTTTGATCCCAACGGCGATCTCTGCCCTGAATGCCCTGCGGATTGAAGCAATTTCGGGTCCGGCAATCAACATGCTGAACCAGATTTTGAACGCATTGCCCCAAATTTTCACAGCTATTCTGATCTTGATTGTTGCCTATGCGATCGGGCAATTTCTGGCTGAAATCGTGACGAACATTCTGACCGGTCTGGGATTTAATAACATCTTTTACTGGTTGGGGCTGAAGTCCGAACCCTATACCGTGACACCCCCTGAAGTACCTCCTGCCCAACCAGAAGGAGTAACACCGACGCCACCTTCTCCCACCACGGTTCCCACCAAAACGGCTTCGGAAGTAGTCGGCATCGTGGTCTGGATCGGGGTGATGCTGTTTGCGGTGATTGCCGCCATCAATATCCTCAATATTGAGGCACTAACCACCGTCTTCACAGGCATTACAGTAATTTTTGGTCGCATTATTGCAGGCTTAATTGTGTTTGCCATTGGTCTTTATCTGGCTAATCTGGCATTTAATCTGATTGCCAGTTCCGGCGGGCGGCAAACGAGAATTTTGGGACAGACGGCTCGCATTGCCATTATTACGCTGGTTTCTGCGATGGCACTTCAGCAAATTGGGGTAGCCAGCGATATCATTAACCTCGCATTTGGCTTACTTCTGGGTGCGATCGCCGTTGCGATCGCCCTGGCGTTTGGTCTGGGCGGGCGCGACATCGCCGCTGAACAACTGCGAGAATGGCTGGCAGCCTTCCGTCGGGGCGACCTGGGACGCTAA
- a CDS encoding tetratricopeptide repeat protein — protein sequence MEKPQGTGQGWGKALIRHRLQAIALGLAVLPPFVVGTAPGWLNSVRAADLNEQLTVRLNNGTYGRSRNIADSLLRVGKAQERNGLLQNAVDSWQQALKIYQDIGDREAETQTYGYLTFAYARLGQYLAFEDALRRWLANARDRQDFQTQIYALNSLGRALHPRGGTAGAEELFADAVAISNSIRSLDGQAVSYESIGLLAFSTGNYERAVEAFQTALLASRKAGDTIAQATTLNRLGDVYRTAGYYGESMRYYALAFRLADMNRDRPNQYRAIDGMVTAYNAAGSYQQSVRMLNQRLGIARTQADLRQELASLRALAEVYQQAGDDPQAVAAYERAIAIARMLQDFEQEAILTQGLIRLTEHGNR from the coding sequence ATGGAGAAACCGCAGGGGACAGGGCAGGGTTGGGGAAAGGCACTGATCCGCCATCGGTTGCAGGCGATCGCGCTGGGGCTGGCAGTCTTACCTCCCTTTGTGGTAGGGACGGCACCGGGCTGGCTCAACTCAGTCAGGGCGGCGGATCTAAATGAGCAACTGACCGTCCGCCTGAACAATGGCACCTATGGGCGCTCTCGAAATATTGCAGACAGTCTGCTGCGGGTGGGGAAGGCCCAGGAACGGAATGGTTTATTGCAGAATGCGGTTGATTCCTGGCAGCAAGCCCTGAAAATCTATCAGGATATTGGCGATCGCGAAGCAGAAACCCAGACCTATGGGTATCTGACCTTTGCCTATGCCAGGCTGGGACAGTATCTTGCCTTTGAAGATGCGCTCCGGCGGTGGCTGGCAAATGCCCGCGATCGGCAGGATTTTCAAACCCAGATCTATGCCCTCAACAGTCTGGGCAGAGCGTTGCATCCACGGGGGGGCACTGCCGGGGCAGAAGAGTTGTTTGCAGATGCCGTGGCAATTTCTAACAGTATCCGAAGTCTGGATGGGCAGGCAGTTTCCTACGAAAGTATTGGTTTGCTGGCATTCAGTACCGGCAACTATGAACGGGCTGTGGAGGCATTTCAAACCGCTTTGCTGGCAAGTCGGAAAGCGGGAGATACCATTGCCCAGGCAACAACGCTGAACCGTCTGGGCGATGTTTACCGGACCGCCGGGTACTATGGGGAGTCAATGCGCTACTATGCCCTGGCGTTTCGACTGGCAGACATGAACCGCGATCGCCCAAATCAATATCGAGCAATTGATGGCATGGTTACGGCATATAACGCGGCGGGTTCTTATCAGCAGTCCGTTAGAATGCTGAACCAGCGTCTGGGGATTGCCCGCACCCAGGCAGATTTGCGTCAGGAGTTGGCTTCCCTGCGGGCACTTGCCGAAGTTTACCAGCAGGCAGGGGATGATCCCCAGGCAGTGGCTGCCTATGAGCGCGCAATTGCGATCGCCCGTATGCTGCAAGATTTTGAACAGGAGGCGATATTGACCCAGGGATTGATTCGCCTGACGGAGCATGGTAATCGTTGA
- a CDS encoding SMP-30/gluconolactonase/LRE family protein: protein MPSTFSTQEKIQLLPEPILPTRARLGEGPCWHRATQLLYWVDIYNHRVHQFDPATGQTCFFDVGDVVGCIAPAGAHRLIMAQRHSLSFLDTRDGSITPILTVEAEANQPQNRFNDGKCDSSGRFWFGSMHPDRPIASLYRYDPDGSLHQMETGLTISNGLGWSPDNQTFYLTDTPKRTIYAYDFESETGSIQNRRVLIDLNEASLFPDGLTIDQSGCIWSAIWDGWCLVQFDPTGKEIRRIPMPVQCPTSCTFGGVDLTTLYITSASVGQSQAEIERSFHSGDLFCLPTDTVGLPAYSFGYETTDSVPSVSLC from the coding sequence ATGCCTTCAACCTTCTCAACACAGGAGAAAATTCAGCTTTTGCCAGAGCCTATTCTGCCTACAAGAGCACGGCTGGGTGAAGGACCCTGCTGGCACCGGGCAACCCAATTACTGTACTGGGTTGACATCTACAATCATCGAGTGCACCAATTTGACCCTGCTACAGGTCAGACCTGTTTCTTCGATGTGGGAGATGTGGTGGGGTGTATTGCCCCTGCTGGTGCACATCGACTCATCATGGCACAGCGACACAGTCTATCTTTTCTGGACACCAGGGATGGAAGCATTACGCCAATTTTGACCGTAGAAGCAGAAGCCAACCAGCCGCAGAATCGGTTTAATGATGGCAAGTGCGACTCGTCAGGACGTTTCTGGTTTGGTTCTATGCATCCCGACAGACCGATCGCCAGTCTCTACCGTTATGACCCGGATGGCTCTTTACACCAGATGGAAACCGGACTAACCATTTCGAATGGACTGGGTTGGAGTCCCGATAATCAAACCTTCTATCTGACGGATACCCCTAAACGAACCATTTATGCCTATGACTTTGAGTCTGAAACTGGTTCCATCCAAAATCGACGAGTGCTGATTGACCTAAACGAAGCCTCTCTTTTTCCAGATGGTCTGACGATTGATCAGTCCGGCTGTATCTGGTCTGCCATCTGGGACGGCTGGTGCCTGGTGCAATTTGACCCGACTGGAAAGGAGATCAGGCGCATTCCAATGCCGGTTCAATGCCCGACCTCCTGCACCTTTGGAGGAGTTGACTTAACCACGCTTTACATTACCTCAGCCTCAGTTGGGCAGAGTCAGGCAGAAATTGAGCGAAGCTTCCACTCCGGGGATCTGTTTTGTTTACCCACAGACACCGTTGGTTTGCCAGCCTACTCCTTTGGGTACGAAACTACAGACTCTGTGCCCTCTGTGTCTCTGTGCTAA
- a CDS encoding hybrid sensor histidine kinase/response regulator, translating to MPTHFPKADILVIDDTPDNLNLLSAMLTEQGYKVRSVTKGSTGLRGAQVVPPDLILLDINMPEMNGYEVCQQLKASDRTHDIPVIFISALEDILDKVKAFSVGGVDYITKPFHLEEVLARIETHLTIRNLQKRLQEQNLQLQQEIRERRQAQEKFTKAFRSSPAPIAITTVADGRFVDVNPSFLRLSGYSCQEIIGHTAAELKLGIEPEIYNQAVAGLRETGTLVNQECEFRTKSGETRAVLICIELIELDGVECTLNIITDITERKRLENEFISLVSHELKTPLTSMMGALDILSAGQLGDLTDQGRRVLSIATTNAERLLRLINDILDLERMKSGKITMQKAKCNAAVLMIQATEVMQGMADQASVTLVTHPLPVDLWADGDRLLQTLTNLLSNAIKFSEPGGTVWLSAELKTGEAKVGNRDRRTVDAQSHEDAPPPSPSLLITVKDQGRGIPADKLQTIFERFQQVDASDSRQKGGTGLGLAICRNIVEQHDGKIWVESVPGEGSTFYVWLPAGS from the coding sequence ATGCCAACCCACTTCCCGAAAGCCGATATTCTGGTCATTGATGATACTCCAGATAATCTGAATCTATTGTCTGCCATGCTGACCGAGCAGGGATACAAAGTTCGCAGTGTCACTAAAGGCAGCACGGGCTTGCGCGGGGCACAGGTTGTCCCGCCTGACCTGATTCTGCTGGATATTAACATGCCTGAAATGAATGGCTATGAAGTTTGCCAGCAGCTAAAAGCCAGCGATCGCACCCATGACATCCCTGTGATTTTCATCAGTGCGCTGGAAGACATACTGGATAAGGTCAAAGCCTTTTCTGTGGGCGGTGTGGACTATATCACCAAACCCTTTCATCTGGAAGAGGTGTTAGCTCGAATTGAAACCCATCTCACCATTCGCAACCTGCAAAAACGCCTCCAGGAACAGAATCTTCAGCTCCAGCAGGAAATTCGTGAACGACGGCAAGCCCAGGAGAAATTTACCAAAGCGTTCCGCTCCAGTCCCGCCCCAATTGCGATTACGACTGTTGCCGACGGACGATTTGTCGATGTCAACCCCAGTTTTTTGCGGTTAAGTGGCTATTCCTGTCAGGAAATCATTGGGCACACCGCTGCTGAGCTGAAACTGGGCATTGAGCCAGAAATCTACAACCAGGCAGTGGCAGGGTTACGAGAAACTGGCACCCTGGTCAACCAGGAGTGCGAATTTCGCACCAAATCTGGTGAAACCCGGGCAGTGCTGATCTGTATTGAGCTGATCGAACTGGATGGCGTTGAATGCACCCTCAATATCATTACTGACATTACTGAGCGCAAGCGTCTGGAAAATGAGTTCATCTCCCTGGTCAGCCACGAACTGAAAACTCCCCTGACATCCATGATGGGAGCACTGGATATCCTCAGTGCCGGTCAGTTGGGTGACCTGACTGACCAGGGGCGTCGTGTTTTGAGCATTGCCACCACCAATGCTGAACGCCTGCTCCGCCTGATCAACGACATCCTGGACCTGGAGCGGATGAAGTCAGGTAAAATTACGATGCAAAAAGCAAAATGTAATGCGGCGGTTCTGATGATCCAGGCAACAGAAGTCATGCAGGGCATGGCAGACCAGGCATCCGTCACACTGGTCACCCATCCGCTGCCTGTAGACCTGTGGGCAGATGGCGATCGCCTGCTGCAAACCCTCACCAACCTGCTCAGCAACGCTATCAAATTCTCGGAACCAGGGGGAACAGTCTGGTTAAGTGCCGAACTGAAGACGGGGGAAGCGAAAGTGGGCAATCGAGATCGTAGAACTGTAGACGCCCAAAGCCATGAAGACGCTCCTCCTCCCTCCCCCTCCCTCCTCATTACCGTCAAAGACCAGGGGCGCGGCATCCCTGCAGATAAACTACAAACTATTTTTGAGCGGTTTCAGCAGGTAGATGCCTCTGACTCTCGCCAAAAGGGGGGCACCGGGCTGGGGCTTGCTATCTGTCGCAATATTGTCGAGCAACACGACGGCAAGATCTGGGTGGAAAGTGTCCCTGGGGAAGGAAGTACCTTTTATGTGTGGCTGCCAGCAGGATCGTGA